In one window of Helianthus annuus cultivar XRQ/B chromosome 17, HanXRQr2.0-SUNRISE, whole genome shotgun sequence DNA:
- the LOC110922899 gene encoding uncharacterized protein LOC110922899 isoform X1 — translation MDPFSRRGRRPLLPPRFGGIEKVPTCLNRELTERKHEIIPLDRHGRINMPDAFFIRQSYWLSTVWGVVWIVFCRETMYMLLGIQPTHGGAFFRESELVKEGIGISSTRKL, via the exons ATGGATCCTTTTTCTCGCCGTGGTCGTCGTCCACTGCTTCCGCCCAG GTTTGGTGGGATTGAAAAAGTCCCAACATGCTTGAATCGTGAACTAACTGAAAGGAAGCATGAAATTATACCTCTTGACAG GCATGGGAGAATTAACATGCCTGATGCATTCTTTATCCGACAATCAT ATTGGTTGAGTACGGTTTGGGGTGTTGTTTGGATCGTATTTTGTAGGGAAACAATGTACATGCTCTTGGGGATTCAGCCGACCCATGGGG GTGCTTTTTTTAGGGAATCGGAATTAGTGAAAGAAGGAATTGGAATTAGTTCCACTAGAAAATTATGA
- the LOC110922899 gene encoding uncharacterized protein LOC110922899 isoform X2, with protein MDPFSRRGRRPLLPPRFGGIEKVPTCLNRELTERKHEIIPLDRHGRINMPDAFFIRQSWKQCTCSWGFSRPMGVLFLGNRN; from the exons ATGGATCCTTTTTCTCGCCGTGGTCGTCGTCCACTGCTTCCGCCCAG GTTTGGTGGGATTGAAAAAGTCCCAACATGCTTGAATCGTGAACTAACTGAAAGGAAGCATGAAATTATACCTCTTGACAG GCATGGGAGAATTAACATGCCTGATGCATTCTTTATCCGACAATCAT GGAAACAATGTACATGCTCTTGGGGATTCAGCCGACCCATGGGG GTGCTTTTTTTAGGGAATCGGAATTAG